A single Carassius carassius chromosome 3, fCarCar2.1, whole genome shotgun sequence DNA region contains:
- the mtfmt gene encoding methionyl-tRNA formyltransferase, mitochondrial, which produces MWNLNYLKFIDQGRLLSQGLCSSCIARLRQCDGSHRRGLFLFSRNTSFVTQIKSASKPPWRVLFFGSDDFALESLKRLHVSRDDRKAGVIGSLEVVTLSRDAPVRKYAEEHRLPLHHWPDVDLSAQFDVGVVVSFGCLIKENLINKMPYGILNVHPSLLPRWRGPAPIFHTILHGDSVTGVTIMQIRPKRFDVGPIIQQELYEVPKNCTADELGATLAAVGSEMLMDTLKHLPQRIANRKEQPKEGTSFAPKISSRMAWIMWEEHSCDYIDRLFRAIGSRFPLKTMWMGNPVKLLDFVGKCSVSFTAAPYLSSVPGSVHYQKESNTLLVRCKDGWVGFKAVNFKKRLSASDFFNGYLHQSVLKKSPSTNTCLFQSYKESDSPGGHHNNMLLRNNTSL; this is translated from the exons ATGTGGAACCTAAACTACTTAAAATTCATAGATCAGGGACGTTTGCTGTCGCAAGGACTTTGTAGCAGCTGCATCGCCCGTCTTCGTCAATGTGACGGCAGTCATAGAAGAGGCTTGTTTCTGTTCAGCAGGAATACATCTTTTGTTACTCAAATAAAATCTGCTTCAAAACCACCCTGGAGAGTTTTGTTCTTTGGAAGTGATGATTTTGCATTGGAATCACTGAAACGGCTTCATGTATCTCG AGATGACAGAAAAGCTGGAGTCATAGGTTCACTTGAGGTTGTGACGCTGTCCAGAGATGCTCCAGTCAGGAAGTATGCAGAGGAGCACAGACTTCCTCTTCACCACTGGCCAGATGTGGATTTAAGTGCACAGTTTGATGTTGGTGTGGTGGTGTCGTTTGGCTGCTTAATCAAGGAGAACCTCATCAACAAAATGCCATA CGGGATCCTGAATGTGCACCCTAGTCTGTTGCCACGCTGGCGGGGTCCTGCTCCAATCTTTCATACGATTCTACATGGTGACAGTGTCACAGGAGTGACTATCATGCAAATAAGACCTAAAAG aTTTGATGTGGGCCCCATTATTCAGCAAGAGCTGTATGAGGTTCCAAAGAACTGCACTGCTGATGAGCTTGGGGCCACTTTAGCAGCTGTGGGTTCAGAAATG TTGATGGACACTCTAAAACATCTACCACAAAGGATAGCAAACAGAAAGGAGCAGCCGAAGGAGGGAACATCATTTG CCCCTAAAATCAGTTCCAGAATGGCCTGGATAATGTGGGAAGAGCACAGCTGTGACTACATTGATCGCTTGTTTCGAGCCATTGGATCTCGG TTTCCGTTGAAAACAATGTGGATGGGCAATCCCGTCAAACTTCTGGACTTTGTTGGCAAATGCAGTGTGTCGTTTACAG CTGCTCCTTATTTATCTTCAGTGCCAGGGTCTGTCCATTATCAGAAAGAATCCAATACTCTACTCGTCCGCTGCAAG gatgGATGGGTTGGATTCAAAGCAGTGAATTTCAAGAAAAGGCTGTCAGCATCAGATTTCTTTAATGGGTATCTCCACCAGAGCGTGCTGAAGAAATCTCCCTCCACAAACACCTGTCTGTTCCAGAGTTATAAAGAGTCTGATTCACCAGGAGGACACCACAATAACATGCTCCTGCGGAATAACACTTCACTTTGA